One window of the Strix uralensis isolate ZFMK-TIS-50842 chromosome 3, bStrUra1, whole genome shotgun sequence genome contains the following:
- the SMIM28 gene encoding small integral membrane protein 28, translating into MRWLSGSSWRKFGHADRGNYDWLNSEPGGPLLETELQSRQQTSSTKDDIEPFLCIILPATMMLFLAFLLLFLYRRCQRPAPQGQVFSIDLPETLPEHDVSNFLSVLPWNSEQSFHYSTLLPDATFLTVCLPPSYEEATMKTSMDEAHIELSPDPVPPYEESTLQSSSTK; encoded by the exons ATGAGGTGGCTCTCgggcagcagctggagaaaatTTGGACACGCTGACAGAGGAAACTATGACTGGCTAAATAGTGAACCAGGTGGGCCACTTCTGGAAACAGAGCTTCAG AGCAGACAGCAGACAAGTTCAACCAAAGACGACATAGAACCATTTCTGTGCATCATATTGCCTGCCACCATGATGCTCTTCCTGgcattcctgctgctcttcctgtaCCGCCGTTGCCAGCGCCCTGCTCCACAGGGACAGGTCTTCAGCATCGACCTCCCTGAGACCCTGCCTGAGCACGATGTCTCCAATTTCCTTTCTGTGCTGCCCTGGAACAGTGAACAGAGTTTCCACTACTCCACTCTGCTCCCCGATGCCACGTTCCTCACTGTGTGTTTGCCTCCATCCTACGAGGAGGCCACCATGAAGACTTCCATGGACGAGGCTCACATTGAGCTCTCTCCAGATCCAGTGCCTCCTTACGAAGAGAGCACACTGCAATCTAGCAGCACCAAATAA